In a genomic window of Geitlerinema sp. PCC 9228:
- a CDS encoding MFS transporter → MPHFLATAKGYRPNHRSKFSSILPKPPLAKAIAAISTGDRDPSRLSLLKNLNTVEKRIAIAPLADHLPTAPMSEPLINSWKVKATLLLTSTTIIFPSAAIAPALPAMQDYFAEVKNVEYWVRLVLTMPAISIIAGGLLSGQLIDRIGRKPLLVATTIIAGLAGGAGFVLDDIWTLLASRVVLGFAIACSITSVTTLIADYYQDRTRSNLMGWQSTTIGTTGVFLLAISGFLADIGWRLPFLLYLVPVLLVPFMILWLYEPSTQQPKEGEPHARRASQQPSPWPIRILAIIYGVEMLHMFLYYLTPVQMPFYLREGFDLPASRSGIAIATMTLSQAAISLVYGKIRIRLGFANILTVAFAVGAVGHAIVAFAPNYWMIISGLSISGLGFGMLFPNSKVWLSETVPADIRGRALGGLTTAFYIGEFLSPFASQTAVKWVGGSGTYALASGILLLISAIALATRSQMVEKPVATAANPSK, encoded by the coding sequence ATGCCCCATTTCTTGGCCACTGCAAAAGGTTACCGCCCAAACCACCGGTCAAAATTCTCTTCCATCCTCCCCAAACCCCCCTTAGCAAAGGCGATCGCTGCTATTTCCACCGGCGATCGCGACCCAAGCAGGTTGTCGTTATTAAAAAATCTTAATACCGTGGAAAAAAGGATCGCAATTGCTCCGCTTGCAGACCATCTTCCCACAGCCCCCATGTCTGAGCCCCTCATTAATTCTTGGAAAGTCAAAGCCACCCTACTGCTAACCAGCACCACCATTATCTTTCCCAGTGCCGCCATCGCACCGGCGTTGCCAGCCATGCAAGACTACTTCGCCGAGGTGAAAAACGTAGAATATTGGGTGCGCCTGGTGCTAACCATGCCTGCCATTTCCATTATTGCCGGTGGTTTGCTTTCCGGGCAACTCATCGATCGTATCGGTCGCAAACCCTTGCTCGTTGCTACCACCATCATTGCCGGTTTGGCAGGCGGTGCTGGTTTTGTGTTGGACGATATTTGGACATTACTTGCTAGCCGCGTTGTCTTGGGATTCGCCATTGCTTGTAGCATTACCAGCGTCACCACCCTCATCGCCGACTACTACCAAGACCGCACTCGTTCCAACCTCATGGGATGGCAGTCAACCACCATCGGTACCACCGGCGTTTTCCTGCTTGCCATCAGCGGTTTCCTCGCCGATATTGGTTGGCGGCTGCCTTTCTTGTTGTATCTCGTTCCCGTGCTGCTGGTACCATTCATGATCTTGTGGCTGTACGAACCATCCACCCAGCAGCCAAAAGAAGGCGAACCCCACGCTCGCCGCGCCAGCCAGCAACCATCGCCCTGGCCAATACGCATCCTGGCAATTATTTACGGGGTGGAAATGCTGCATATGTTTTTATACTATCTCACCCCGGTGCAAATGCCTTTTTACCTGCGGGAAGGGTTCGATCTGCCAGCTTCGCGCAGCGGCATTGCCATTGCCACCATGACCCTTTCCCAAGCGGCCATTTCCCTGGTGTATGGCAAAATTAGAATACGCCTGGGATTTGCCAATATCCTGACAGTCGCTTTTGCCGTTGGTGCGGTCGGTCACGCTATTGTTGCTTTTGCCCCCAACTACTGGATGATTATTAGCGGTTTGTCCATTAGTGGCTTGGGATTTGGTATGCTATTTCCCAACTCTAAAGTTTGGTTGTCGGAAACGGTACCTGCGGATATTCGCGGTCGTGCTTTGGGTGGTTTGACCACGGCTTTTTATATCGGTGAATTTCTATCGCCGTTTGCTAGCCAAACCGCAGTTAAATGGGTCGGCGGTAGTGGCACCTACGCCCTGGCAAGTGGTATCCTACTGTTGATTAGCGCGATCGCTTTGGCAACTCGATCGCAGATGGTGGAAAAACCCGTGGCGACAGCAGCCAACCCGAGCAAATAA